GACGACCCCGCGACAGCCCCGCGTGATGACCACCGTGATGACGCTGTCGGAGCGGTGACGCACGAGCACGTCGCGCTCGGCCACCAGCTCGCCCCCGGCGCCGAGGAGTCGCAGCGTCACCCGCCGCGCGTCGTGCGGCGCCAGCCCCTCGAGCGTGGCCAGGCGAACTCCGTCCAGGAGATCGACCGAGCCCGGAGGGACGTCGCGCGTCACCGTGGGCGCGCCTTCGGTGATCGCCTCGGCCCGCACGAACTCCGCGCCCGGGACGAGGTCGGTGCGGAGGTCGACAGTGAGCGAGATCCCCGCGTCGCAGCCGGTGACCATCGAGAGCAACGCCGCCCAGATGGCGAGGCATGCAGCCCGGGATCGCGCCGAGTCCCTCACGTGCGCATCGACTCGATGAAGTCCCGCAGCGAGCCCCGGCGCGGCGTCGGGCCGACGGCCGTGAGCGCGCCGCGCATCACGGTGACGAGGACGGCGTCGAGGTGGCCGAAGACCAGGGCCTCGTCGCGGTACAGCTCCATGCCCTTCACTGACCGGAAGATATCACCCTCTCCGTCCCCGCTGCGGGACAGAAACGAAGAAGGCGGCGCCCAGATCGGACGCCGCCTTCGAGTCGGATCGAGGTCCTCAGCTCAGAAGGGGCTCTGGCCCGTGTTGAAGGCGCCGAAGCTCTGCGCCCCCTGGATCCAGTCGTCGCGGTCGTTCATGTCGTCGTCGTCGTTGCGCTGCAGGGACTCGCCGCTCGCGCTGCTGCCGGTGGCGTTGCTGTCCTGCACCGCGTGCGCGTTGAAGTCGTCGTCGACGAAGCCGCCCGCGGGCACGCCGCCGCCGACCATCGTCCACTCGCCCGCCATCGCGACGTCCGCCGCGGCCGACTCGGAGCTCCCCGCGGCCGTGCCGGTCGCGTCGTCCGAGATGAGCACCGCCTCGACCACCACGCCGGCCGGATCCCGCAGCCAGATCACGTTGTCGGTCGAGGTGATGCCGCTGTCGGAGGAGTAGAAGTCGAACGCGCCGTCGTAGTTGGTCGGGAAGGTGAGCGCGGGCTGGTCGGCCGGGGTCAGGACCTCGTCCGCGGGGGCCGCGCCGCCGCCCGTGCAGGCGGTGTCGCCGCTGTCGAAGTGCACGACGATGAGGTCGTTCGTCGCGACGTTGAAGCCGAGCGGGAAGGTGAGCACGGTCGAGGTGCGCTCGCGCAGCTCGAAGCCCGCGAGGCTGCCGCCGCTCACCACGCGGAGCTCCACCAGATCGCAGCCGCCGGTGATGTTGGCGTTGATCTCGTTGACGCGAACCACCGCGGGGGGGGAGCACGCGGGGTTCGCTGCGCCGGGCGTGCCGCGGCGGCCCATGGCGCCGTAGGTCTCCCCGTCCGGCGTGAGACACCAGAGGCTGAGCAGGTCGTTCGTGGTCGCCCCGTCGGTGCCCACCGCGGCCGCGTCGAGCTGCACGCTGACGTCGTCCATCTCGGCCGGGAAGCTCATCGTGCTCCAGTCGACGGTGTCCACCACCACGGCGCAGTCGGCGCCCGCGGTGCAGGCGCAGCCGATGGAGGCGGCGTCGCTGCCCTCGAACTCGAGCGCGGCCGGGAGCGTCGCGTCGCCCATGATCTCGCTCATGGAGCCCGCGATGGTCGCGTACTGCCCGGGCCCGAGGATGAGCGAGCTGGCGATGTCGAGCGCGTCCATGCCGGTGAAGCCCGCGCTGTCGGCGAGGCGGCATCCGTTCAGATCGAACGAGGCGCTCGAGCTCGGGTTGTAGATCTCGATGAACTCGAGGTCGGCGTCGGAGCCGGCGAAGTTGTAGCCGATCTCGGTGATGACGAGCTCGCCGGCGGCCGGCTCCTGGCAGTCGGTGATCGCGAAGTCGCCGTCACGCCACGCCGAGGGCTGCGCGTCGGCGGAGAACTGCCAGAGCGGCGTCGGTCCGATCTGCACCGTGCAGCCGCTCCCGAGCTGGCTGCCGTCGAGCACGGAGTCCGGCACGCGGAAGCGGAACGACGTGTCCGCGGTGGCGAAGCCCGCGCTGGTGATCTGCGCGGCGCTGAAGCCCGAGCCGGCGAAGCCGAAGCCGGTCTCGGTCGTCGCGGTGAGCGTGATCAGCTCGCCGAAGTAGAGAGGGAGGTCGGCCACGAGGTCGACCGCGCTCACGTCCTGCGCGAGGATGGAGACGTCCACGCCCTCGCTGTCCACGTTCCACATGTCGATGGCGGAGGCGAAGACGATGCCGCTGTCCGTGTCCGTGGTGCGGGTCGTGACGCGGAGGTCGACGACCTGCCCCGGCGCGACCGCGGGCGAGAGACCGGTCGGGTCGACGCCGACGAAGAGCGCCGGGCCCATCTGCTCGGCCTGCACGAAGAAACCCGCGCCGTCGAGCTCGGTGCCGATGGCGGGCTTGACGTAGGTGACGATCGCGTCGTCGATCATCAGGTCCACCGCGCCGTCGGCGGCGTCGAGCACGGCCTGGATCTGCGCGCTGGTGGCCGCTCCACCGCCGGGCGGTCCGGCGTCGCCCATCACGCCGCCATCGTCGGGGCCGCCGTCCATGTCGGTTCCCGAGTCCTCGTCGGTGCCGGAGTCCTCGCCCGTGCCCGAGTCCTCCGTACCGCCGTCAGGATCCGTGACGCCCGTGTCCATGCCCGCGTCCGCGGGATCCACTCCGTCATCACACCCGACCGCGAGCGCGGCCCCGAGCGCGAGGACGATGCCCAAGCTCAAGCTCTTCCTCATGATTCCTCCATCAACCCACCGCAGGCGGGCTCAAAGTGCGGGGTGACCGTAGCAGATCGAAGCGGGGGGACCCGCCGATGGAGCCGCCGGCTCGCATCCGACACGCAGGCGTCACCAGCTCGGAGGTCGGTGCGACAGCGACCCTTTCGACGCGCTCCGCTTCGTGCGAGGCTACGTCACGTGCAACCGGGGGACGTCATCGCGGGGCGCTTCGCGCTCGAAGCCGAGGTCGCGCGCGGCGGCATGGGTCGCTTGCTCCGCGCCTCCGATCGGCACACCGGCCGCCCGGTCGCGCTCAAGGTGATCGCCACCGAAGACCCCTCCGCGGGGCAGCGCTTCGCGCGGGAGGCGGCGGCCCTCTCCAAGGTGAGCCACCCCGCGCTCGTCGAGCACGTCGCGCACGGGATCACCCCCGACGGCGCGGCCTATCTCGCGATGGAGTGGCTCGAGGGGCAGGACCTGCGCGGGTTCCTGGGCACCCGCTCGGACGACACCCTCGCGTCGGGCAGACCCACGGCGGGGTTCCTCGCGCCCGGCGACGCGCTCGTGCTCGCGCGCCGCGTCGCGTCGGCGCTGGCGGCCCTGCACGACCAGGGCATCGTTCATCGCGACATCAAGCCCGCCAACCTGTTCCTCGTGGGCGGCGACGTGGGCCAGGTGAAGCTCCTGGATCTCGGCGCGGCGGCGGTTCACGACGCGCGGCCCCTGACGATGACCGGCGTGCTCGTGGGGACGCCGGCCTACATGGCGCCGGAGCAGGTGCGGGCGGAGAGCCGCGTCGGCGCGACGGCGGACGTGTGGGGTCTCGGCTGCGTGCTCTACGAGTGCCTCACGGGCACGCCCGCGTTCCGCGCCCAGCACGTCATGGCGCTGCTCGCCAAGATCCTCCTCGACGAGCCCCCTTCCATCCACGCGGCGCGGCCCGATCTGCCGGCGCCCCTGCTCGACGTGGTCCAGAAGACGCTCGAGAAGGACGCGGCCGCGCGCTTTGCGGACGGCGGGGCGCTGGCGCGCGCGCTCGCGGAGCTCGACGTCAGCCAGCCCACGCCCGCGTACGGAGTCAGGCAGAGCACGCCGTCCCTCGGGGGCAGCGAGCGGCGCGTGCGCTGCGTGGTGGTCGGGGCGCTGCCGGCCGGCGCGGCGGCGGCGCGACCCGAGGTCGAGCACGCGGCCGAGCGCGCGGGCGCCAGCCTCGTCTGGCTCTCGCCGGGCTCGTTCGTGGTCACCTTCGAGCCGCCCGGCGCGCCGGTCGACCAGGCCATCCGCGCGGGGCGGGTCGCCCTGGCCCTGCGGCACGCCGTACCAGAGCTCTCGCTCGCGATCGGGCTCGGTCAGGCCGAGAGCGACGGACGGGTCCCGGTCGGGGAGGCGGTCGATCGCGCCGCCTCGCTGCTCCACGAGGCGTCGCGCGGCGAGGTGCGTGTGCAGTCGTCCACCGTCCCCTTGCTCGAGGCCCGGTTCGATCTCTCGCAGCACGGCACGGCCGGGCGGCTGGTCGGCGAGCGCACGAAGGAGGCGACGCGCACCCTGCTCGGCAAGCCCACCGTGTCGGTCGGCCGGCGGCGCGAGCTCGGCACGCTCAGCTCGCTGTGGGATCACACGGTCGAGGAGCACATGGCCACCGTGGCGCTCGTCACGGCCGAGGCGGGCATGGGCAAGACGCGGCTGCGCTACGAGCTCCTGCGCTCGCTCCGCCGCCGGGGAGAGGAGCTGACGGTCGTCGAGGGTCAGGGCGACTCTCTCAGCGCAGGCTCCCCCTTCGGCATCGTCGCGCCCGCGCTCAGACGCTGGGTGGGCGCCGCGGACGGCGCGAGGCCCGAAGACACACGCGCGCGCCTCGAGGAGCGCCTGGCCCGGAGCCTCTCCGGGGACGAGCTCGCGCGCGTCTTCGCCTTCCTCGCGGAGCTCGTCGGCGCGCCCCTCGAGGGGGAAGACGTCCCGGACGCGCTCGCGGCCGCGCGTCAGGATCCCATGCTCCTCGGCGAGGGCATGCGGCGGGCCTTCACGGACTGGCTCGCGGCGGAGTGCGCGCGCCGGCCGGTCCTGCTCATCCTCGAGGACCTGCACTGGGGCGACGTGCCCTCGGTGCGCTTCGTGGACGCGGCGCTCTCGCGCTGCGAGGAGCTCCCCCTGATGGTGCTCGCCCTGGCGCGGCCGGAGGTGAAGGAGCGCTTCGCCGACCTCTTCGAGCGACGCGGCATGCAGGAGATCCACCTCGGCAACCTGAGCCAGCGGGCGAGCGTGCAGCTGGTGCGGCAGGTCCTCGGCGACGACGTGGACGAGGACCTCGCCCGGAAGCTCGCCGCGCGCGCGGGCGGCAACGCGTTCTATCTGGAGGAGCTGATCCGCGCCGCGGCCGAGGACCGGCGCGGCGCGGTGCCCGAGGCGATGTGGCCGGACACGGTGATCGGCATGGTCCAGACGCGCCTCGACGCGCTCGGACACGAGGCCAAGATGGTGCTCCGCGCGGCCGCGATCTTCGGTGAGGTCTTCTGGACCGGCGCGGTGGAGGCGCTGCTCGGCGAGACGCCGGTGTCGGCGAGCGACTGGCTGCGCGAGCTGGCAGAGCGAGAGGTCGTCAGCCGGCGCATGGAGTCCCGCTTCCCGGGCCAGGACGAGTGGCGCTTCCGACACGCCCTCATGCGAGACGGCGCCTACGCGCTCTCGACGGACGAGGATCGCGAGATCGGACACCGCGTCGCGGGGGAGTGGCTGCGCGCGGCGGGCGAGCAGGACGCGCTCGTGCTCGCCGAGCACTTCGACCGCGGCGGGGCGAGGCGCGAGGCCATCCGCTGGTTCCACCGCGCGGCGGATCAGGCCCTCGAGGGCAACGATCTCGAGGCGGTGGTGGACCGCGTGGCGCGCGCCGTCGAGGCCGGGGCGGCGGGCGAGGTGCTGGGCTCGCTGCGCGCGCTGGAGTCGCTCGCGCGCTACTGGCAGAGCGACTACGCGGGCGCGAGAGAGCGCGGCGAGCGGGCGCACGCGCTCCTGACCGAGGGGACCCGGGACTGGTACCGCGCGCTCGGGAGCGCGACGGTCGCGAGCGCGCGCCTCGGGGACTTCGACGGGGTCGACGCCTTCTTCGACCGCGTGGTGCGCTCCACCCCCGCGACCGACGCGGCGGCCGAGCAGCTGATCGCGCTCTGCCGGGGCACCTTCCAGCTCATCTTCAACGGCCGCTTCCAGGAGGCCGACCGCGTGCTTCAGCGCGTGGCCGACCTCGCCGAGCCGGCCACGCTCGACGCGCTCACGCTCGGCCAGGTGCACCACGTGCGCGGCGTTCGAGCCGCGATGGTGGGCGACGTCGGGACCTTCCTCGAGCACCTCTCGAAGGCGGTCGACGCGTTCGAGCGCGCGGGAGACGTGCGCAACGTCTCGCTCGAGAGGACCACCCTCGCCTGGTGCTGGGCGGAGCTGGGAGACTTCACCCAGGCGGAGCGCGTCTGCCGCGCCAACCTCGGCCGCTGCGAGGAGATGGGCGCGCAGCAGGCGATCACCTACGCCAAAGTGAACCTCGGTTACATCCTGACCCACCGCCCCGGCGCGCGGAGCGAAGCGCGCGCGGTGCTGGGGGAGGCCATCGCCGAGTGTCGAGAGGTGGGCAACCCGCGGCTCATGGGCTGGGCCACGGCGCACCTCGCGGCGCTCGCGCACCTCGAAGGCGATCACGCGGCGGAGCGCGCGGCGGCGGCGGAGGCGGTGACGCTGCTCGGCGTCTCCCCCGGCCTCGAGGCGTGGGCGCTCGGGCTGCACGCGCGGGCCCTGGCCGCGCAGGGCGAGGCGGCGCTCGCGTGCGACGCGGCGGAGCGCGCGATGACGACCCTGGAGCGGCTCGGGGGCATGCTGCAAGGAGAGGCGCTGCCGCCGCTCGCGCGGGCGATTGCGCTCGACGCGGCTGGAGACGCCGCGGGCGCGGAGGCGGCGATCGCGGACGCGAGAGATCGGCTGCGGGCGCGGGCCGAGCGCATCGCGAACCCGTCCTGGCGCGAGGGCTTCCTCTCGCACCCCGAGAGCCGCGCCATCCTCGAGTGGCGATCGCGACGAAGCTGAAACGGTCATTGCCCCGCGCCCTCCGCTCCGGGTAGCGTGCGACGCGGGAGGGACCATGACCACGGAGAAACACGTCGCGATCCTGGGTGGAGGCGTCGGAGGGCTCTCGGCCGCCTACTTCTTGCACGGCCGGACCTCGGCCGACGGACAGACCGTCTTCCGATGTACGGTGTACGACGTCTCGGACCGACTCGGCGGGAACGCCTACAGCGCGTACCTCGGCGACGACGGCTACAGCAAGCCGTTCGTCGACCTCGCCGTCAACGACTTCAACACCGAGCGCTACCACATCTTCATGGCCGTGCTCGCGCAGCTGGAGAAGGAGGGATACCCGGTCCCGCACGCGCCGCTCATCGACACGACGAGCTGGTACACGCCGCGCGGCGTGACCAAGGGCGCTCGCGAGTACACCGCGGACGAGATGGCGCACTGGGAGCAGCACCCGGAGAAGCCCTGGCTGAAGGACATCGCCCAGGACTGGGACCGCTTCCAGGCGGTGGCCTACGACGTCCTGCACGACGACAAGTACGCGACGATGAGCGTCGACGAGTTCATCGCCGAGCAGAAGTACTCGGAGGACTTCGCCGAGTACAACCTGCGCGCCCGCATCAACGGCATGTACTACGTCAACGACCGCGAGCCGGGCTCGATGCCGATCCGCGCGGTCATGAGCTACTACCACCTGCAGGAGGGCATCGGGGACCGCCTCCGCACCGACGCCATCCGCGCGGCGAAGGCCAAGGACGAGCTCTCACCGCGCCACTACTTCGAGAAGGGCGCGAGCGACTGGATCCGCCAGCTCGTGCGCTGCCTCGAGGCGCGCGGCGTGGAGCTGCGCCTCGGCGCGTCCCCCACCGCCTACCTCGACGCCACGCGCGGCTGGCGGGTGCTCAGCGCGGCCACGCCCCCGGGCGGCCGCGAGTCGTTCGACCACGTGGTCAGCGCCGTGTACGCCGACGTCGTCAGCCGGGTCGTGGCGCTGGGCCTGCCCCCGCTCATGCCGACGCTGCTCTCGCAGTTCGCGTACTACGACTCCATGGCGGTCGTGCACGACGACGTGAACATGCTGCCCACGGACGAGAGCATGTGGAGCACGTACAACATCCTCGTCTACCCGCCCGAGACACGTCTCTTGCGCCCGTACACCATCACGTACGTCACGCGGAAGCATCAGGCCGAGGACTCCAACCAGCCTCCGTATCTGACGCTGACCCCGTACGGCGCGGTGGACGACGGCGGCGTCCCGACGATGCTCGACCTGCCCTCGTCGTCACGGGTGAAGGCCCTCGCCTACCTTCGGCACAACACGCTGAGCGTCGACGCGATGGCCGCCCAGCGCATGCTCCCGGCGCTGCAGGGGCAGAGCAACCTGTGGTTCACGGGCGGCTGGACCAACGGCGCCGGCCTGCACGAGGAGATCCTCGCGCAGTCCAAGGAGATCGCGCTCCGCATCCGGAACATCTTCGAGGTGGGCCACGGCGAGAGCTACCGCGAGGACGACCCGAGCTACGTCCCCAAGCACAAGCGCGACTCGTTCGAGAGCGCGCCAGAGGCGCTGCCCGACGGGTTCTGGGCGTAGCGCATCGTCGCGTCCGGGGCGTCTCGCCACCGCGCGGCGCTGGTGGGCGCCGCCGCGGCGTCCGGGACTGGCGTCGGAACGGCCAGTGCAGACATGGCCGGCGTGATGATGGATACGCTTCGGTCCCTGAGAGACGAGCTGAAGCGAGACCGGGTGCCCGCGGTGGCGGCCGGTCTCGCCTTCTACGCCGTGCTCGCCGTCTTCCCCGCCCTCATCGCCCTGGTCTCCCTCTACGGCCTGTTCTCCGACCCCGCGCAGGTGCAGGCGCAGCTCGAGCAGCTCTACGGGGTCATGCCCGCGAGCGCGGCCGAGCTCCTCGGCGCGCAGATGCACGCCCTGGTGGGCCAGAGCTCGGGCGCGCTCGGCGTGGGCTTCGTGGTGTCGCTCGTGGGCCTGCTCTGGAGCGCCTCGAGCGGCGTGAGCCAGCTCTTCGCGGCCATCAACGTGGCCTACGAGCGGGAGGAGACGCGGAGCTTCTGGAAGATCCGCGGGCTCGCGCTCGGGGTGACCCTGGCCGCGCTGGCCTTCTCGGCGCTCGCCCTCGCGCTCGTGGCCGTGGCGCCGGCCGCCCTCGAGGCGCTGTCGCTGGGGAGCACCCTGGAGGGCGCCGTGACGTGGCTCCGCTGGCCCCTGCTCGCGGCGCTCATGGCCCTGGGTCTCGGCTGGATCTATCGCGTCGCGCCCGACCGCGACGGCAAGCCGTCGCCGCGCTGGGTCACCCCGGGCGCGATCGCCGCCACCGCGCTCTGGCTGCTCGGCTCGCTCGCGTTCAGCTTCTACACGGCTCGCTTCGGCAGCTACCAGGAGACCTACGGCGCGCTCGGCGCGGTGATCGTCTTCATGATGTGGCTCTGGATCAGCGGCCTGAGCGTGCTGATCGGCGCGGAGCTCAACTACGTGCTCGAGCGCGACGCCGGGCGGCTGCCGCGCGCGCGGGGGCGGCGCTCGCTCGAGGACCGCTACGCGTGATCAGGCCGAGGCGACCTCGAGCCGCCGCACGCCCGGCTCGTGGCGCCGCACCCGCATCCGCCAGTCGACGCCGATCAGCTCGCCCTCCTTCATCTCCTGCCAGACGTTCTCGCCCTGGAGCGGCTCGCTGGTGAAGATGAGGTGGTTGACGTAGCCGCTCTCGCTCGGGGCCTCGCACTCGGGCGAGAGGCTCGGGCAGGCGTCCCGGTCGGCGCAGCGCGTCTTGTACGTGGACCAGTAGAGCTCCTTGCCGCCCTGGTGCGCGACCATCGTCACGCCATCGGTCACGATGCAGGTGAGGAAGAGCTTCTCCACCTCTTCGAGCGGGCCGCAGAGCTCCCTCACCGTGTCGATGGTGCCGCGCAGCGCCTCCATCACGTCCGAGACCGCGTGCGGCTTGTCGAGCCGACCGAACTGCTCGAGACGCGAGAGGAAGACGAAGAACACCACCTCGCTGTCCGTCTCGCCGAGGATGAAGCGCCGCAGCCGCGGCGCGACCTCCTGCATGAGGGCGAGGCGGTAGTCCTTGTGGAAGCGGGGGATGTCGCCGTTGTGCGCGAAGACCCAGCGCCCGTACTGGAAGGGGTGACAGTTCAGGACCGTCATCGGGCCCTGCGTCGCCTTGCGCACGTGGGCGAGCACGGTCTCGGACGCGACCACGCCGCTGACGCGGTGGAAGAGCGCGTCACTCAGCGCGTGGCTCGGGCTGCGCGTCACGTGCGGCGCGCCGTCGACGTAGAAGGCGACCCCCCATCCGTCCGGGTGCCCGGCGCTCTGGCGCCCGAGCGCGTTCTCGGCCGCGACCAGCGACCGGTGGACCTGACTGGGGATCACGCTGCGGAAACCGAAGAGCCTGCACATCGTCGCCCGGGAGGATGACACAGATCGGGCGGCGCGCGCGGTGAGGCGGGGCCGAGCCAGGGCTCGACCCCGCCAGGGAGAGAGATGGGCCGCGCGTCGCTCAGGGAGCGGGACGGTAGGGGGCGACGGTGTTGCCGCTCACCACCCAGCCCGGGCTCATGCCGCCGCCGTAGAACGAGCCGTGGCTGGTGTACGCGGTGTTGCCGCGCGCGATGAGGCGGCCGATGGCGGCGTCGGGGTTGAAGAGGTCCGGCGCGTCGTGGTGGAAGACGTTGTCGTCGAACCACACCGTGCCGAGCGTGTCGCCGGGCATGCGGCCGAGCATCGTGCCCGTGTTCACCAGCACGTTGTGCGAGGCGTAGTTCAGGTCGCTGAGACCGTGGATGCGGTAGTTGTGCTTGAAGGTGTTCACCAGGCGGTTCTCACGCGTGACGCTGCGGAGCACGCTCACCAGGCGCACCGTGGCCTCGGGGCCGGCCGAGTCGAAGACGTTGTCGTAGAGGATGATGTCCTCGCTCTGCAGCGGGTCGACGTCGCCGCTCCACACGCTGTAGCGCGCGGCGGTCACGTCGCTGTGGGTGACGGCGATGCGGCGGCCGCGGAGCTCGAACGCCATGTCCGCGGAGTCGACGGTGACCGACTCGATCCACACGTCCTCCACCATCCACTCGGGGCGGACCTCGTGGGTCGGGTAGTAGGAGACGGGCGCCGAGAGGCGGAAGCCGCCGTAGTGGCCGCCCTGCACGCGGACGCGGTGCACGCCGCGGTCGAGGGTCACGACCCCGAGGCGCGTCGCGGCGTCGGCGACGATCTCGACGTCGTCCTGGCTGATGGTGAGAGCGCCGCCGGTGACGCCGTTCGCCATGACGCGGGTGCCGGGCACGGCGACGGCGGCGGTCAGCTCCGCGAAGCTGCGCGCGGTGACGGTGCGGGTGGTGCGCGGCGCGGTCGGCCAGCGCAGCGCACTCAGCTCACTCGGGAGCGGGCCGAGATCCGCGACGCTGGACGCGACGCCCGTGGGGCTCGGCGCGGGCGCGGGAGCCGGCGCGGGAGCCGGCGCGGGAGTGGGCGCGGGAGCCGGCGCAGGAGTGGGCGCGGGAGTGGGCGCAGGCTCGGGCGCGGGCTCGGGCGCGGGCGCGGGGGCGGGCTCGGGAGCGGGGGCGGGCTCGGGAGCGGGGGCGGGCTCGGGAGCGGGGGCGGGAGCGGGCTCGGGGGCGGGCTCGGGGCTCGGCTCCGGAGTGCCCTCGTCCGTGGGCTCGGGGCTCTCCCGCATGCCCTCGGGCCGCGGGCGGATGCCGGCGCCGCGCACGCCTTCGGGCACCGCGCGGTAGGGCTGGACCTGGTTGTCGCGCATCACCCAGTCCCGGCCCATCGCGCCGTTGTGGAAGGCGTCGGCGAGGTCCGAGTAGGCGAGGTTGTGCTGCGCGACCACGCCGTCGACGCGGCCGTCGGGCGCGAAGAGGGCGCCCACGTCGTGGTGGAAGATGTCGTGCTCGAAGCGCACGTCGCTCACCGCGTCCTCGGCCTGGCCACCGAGCACCGCGCCGCCGTGCACGAACACGCTGTCGGCCACGAACAGCCCCTCGACGCGGCCGTGGGCCTCGAGCGCCGGGCGGCTCGGGTGGATCAGCTGGCTGTGGAAGAAGACCACGCGCGCCGCGTCGTGGACCTGCGCGGTCGCCTGGCCGCCCACCGCGTCGAGCACGGTGTCGTAGAGCGTGAGGTCCTCCGTCTGCGCGTCGTAGGTGTCACCCACCCAGAGCGCGTGACGCGACGCGGTCAGGTCGGAGTGCGCGACCACGACACGACGGCCGCGCACCTTCAGCGCGATCTCGTCCGCGTCGACCGTGACGTGGCTGAACCAGATGTCCTCGGCCAGCCACTCGGCCCGGGCCTCGAAGCGGGGCGACCAGGTCGCGGGCGGCTCGATCTCGATCGACGACCAGACGCCGCCGACCACGCGGACGCGCTTCACGCCGCGCCCGACCGTGAGGGCGCCGAGGTGGCTGGTGCGCGGCGCGATGACCTCGACGTCGTCCGCGCGGAGCTGCAGCGCGCCAGCGCCGAGGTCGCCCTCGACGCGAACCCGACTGCCGGAGACCGACGTCTCTCGCAGGAGCTCCGCCCGGCTGCGCACCGTCACCTCGCGAGAGATGCGGGGCGCCTCGGCCCAGCGCAGCGCGGAGACCTCTTCCGGGAGCACGCCCAGGTCGGCGACCGCGGTCGCCTCCGTGGCCAGCTCCGAGGCCGACGACGCGGAGGGGATGTCCATGAAGGCCTCGTCCGCGGCCGACTCGAGGTCGGCGGCGCAGCCGAAGGCCATGGACGCGAGGATGAGCGAAAAGAGCGCTCGCTTGGACTGATTGAGGTGCTGCATGGTGTTCTTCCCTGCCTCCGGACGGAGGTCTCCCTTTCGCGCTCCCCGTTCGGAGGGCGCGACCGAGGTCATCGAGGCGGGCGTCCCTGAGACCGGACGCGGCTCGTTGTCGGCAGGGACAGGCTAAATCGAGCGCCACCCCGAACAACTGAGGGTCAGCGCGTCGAATTTTGGCCGAGCGCGGGCGCACACCCGGATCGGGCGTGACGATGGCCCACACCCCCTACACGAGATCATTGAGTTTTTGCCCGTCCCCCCTGACGTGGCGACTCAGCACCGGGGGGTCTCCCGGCCACGTCGGGGCTGCGCGCAAAAAAATGCCTCGCGTGACGGTTTTGCGCGGGTTTTCTCGGGTCGAGACCGCAGCTTTTCAGCATTCCCGGAACCTGACCATCCGGCCAGGTTCTGGAGCGCCCCCGAACGGGGGTCGGCCGCCCTGACTCTCGGTGGTAGGCTCCGCCCCCAACTCTCGACCGGAGCTCTCTCGGATGACCTCGCCCAACTTCGCCGCCGACGCCCCCAAGGTCAGCTCGACCCCCAAGGAGGAGGTGGATCGCCTCGTGAAGAAGCTCGCCGCGCGCAAGGACGCGTGGGTGCGCACCACCAACGAGCGCCGCATCCAGCTGCTCGAGGCCTGCATCGTGCGCACCGAGGCGGTGGCCGAGGAGTGGGTGCGTGCCGCGTGCAAGGCCAAGGGCATCGCCTTCGACGGCCCGCGCGGCGGCGAGGAGTGGCTCGGCGGGCCGATGACTACCATCCGCAACCTGCGGCAGCTCGCCGACGCGGTGCGCGAGAACGGCCAGCCGGCGCTGCCCGAGCTCATCCAGCGCGACGACGGTCAGTACGTCGCGAAGGTCTTCCCGTCCGACTGGTTCGACAAGCTCCT
This window of the Sandaracinaceae bacterium genome carries:
- a CDS encoding lamin tail domain-containing protein, which produces MRKSLSLGIVLALGAALAVGCDDGVDPADAGMDTGVTDPDGGTEDSGTGEDSGTDEDSGTDMDGGPDDGGVMGDAGPPGGGAATSAQIQAVLDAADGAVDLMIDDAIVTYVKPAIGTELDGAGFFVQAEQMGPALFVGVDPTGLSPAVAPGQVVDLRVTTRTTDTDSGIVFASAIDMWNVDSEGVDVSILAQDVSAVDLVADLPLYFGELITLTATTETGFGFAGSGFSAAQITSAGFATADTSFRFRVPDSVLDGSQLGSGCTVQIGPTPLWQFSADAQPSAWRDGDFAITDCQEPAAGELVITEIGYNFAGSDADLEFIEIYNPSSSASFDLNGCRLADSAGFTGMDALDIASSLILGPGQYATIAGSMSEIMGDATLPAALEFEGSDAASIGCACTAGADCAVVVDTVDWSTMSFPAEMDDVSVQLDAAAVGTDGATTNDLLSLWCLTPDGETYGAMGRRGTPGAANPACSPPAVVRVNEINANITGGCDLVELRVVSGGSLAGFELRERTSTVLTFPLGFNVATNDLIVVHFDSGDTACTGGGAAPADEVLTPADQPALTFPTNYDGAFDFYSSDSGITSTDNVIWLRDPAGVVVEAVLISDDATGTAAGSSESAAADVAMAGEWTMVGGGVPAGGFVDDDFNAHAVQDSNATGSSASGESLQRNDDDDMNDRDDWIQGAQSFGAFNTGQSPF
- a CDS encoding protein kinase, translated to MQPGDVIAGRFALEAEVARGGMGRLLRASDRHTGRPVALKVIATEDPSAGQRFAREAAALSKVSHPALVEHVAHGITPDGAAYLAMEWLEGQDLRGFLGTRSDDTLASGRPTAGFLAPGDALVLARRVASALAALHDQGIVHRDIKPANLFLVGGDVGQVKLLDLGAAAVHDARPLTMTGVLVGTPAYMAPEQVRAESRVGATADVWGLGCVLYECLTGTPAFRAQHVMALLAKILLDEPPSIHAARPDLPAPLLDVVQKTLEKDAAARFADGGALARALAELDVSQPTPAYGVRQSTPSLGGSERRVRCVVVGALPAGAAAARPEVEHAAERAGASLVWLSPGSFVVTFEPPGAPVDQAIRAGRVALALRHAVPELSLAIGLGQAESDGRVPVGEAVDRAASLLHEASRGEVRVQSSTVPLLEARFDLSQHGTAGRLVGERTKEATRTLLGKPTVSVGRRRELGTLSSLWDHTVEEHMATVALVTAEAGMGKTRLRYELLRSLRRRGEELTVVEGQGDSLSAGSPFGIVAPALRRWVGAADGARPEDTRARLEERLARSLSGDELARVFAFLAELVGAPLEGEDVPDALAAARQDPMLLGEGMRRAFTDWLAAECARRPVLLILEDLHWGDVPSVRFVDAALSRCEELPLMVLALARPEVKERFADLFERRGMQEIHLGNLSQRASVQLVRQVLGDDVDEDLARKLAARAGGNAFYLEELIRAAAEDRRGAVPEAMWPDTVIGMVQTRLDALGHEAKMVLRAAAIFGEVFWTGAVEALLGETPVSASDWLRELAEREVVSRRMESRFPGQDEWRFRHALMRDGAYALSTDEDREIGHRVAGEWLRAAGEQDALVLAEHFDRGGARREAIRWFHRAADQALEGNDLEAVVDRVARAVEAGAAGEVLGSLRALESLARYWQSDYAGARERGERAHALLTEGTRDWYRALGSATVASARLGDFDGVDAFFDRVVRSTPATDAAAEQLIALCRGTFQLIFNGRFQEADRVLQRVADLAEPATLDALTLGQVHHVRGVRAAMVGDVGTFLEHLSKAVDAFERAGDVRNVSLERTTLAWCWAELGDFTQAERVCRANLGRCEEMGAQQAITYAKVNLGYILTHRPGARSEARAVLGEAIAECREVGNPRLMGWATAHLAALAHLEGDHAAERAAAAEAVTLLGVSPGLEAWALGLHARALAAQGEAALACDAAERAMTTLERLGGMLQGEALPPLARAIALDAAGDAAGAEAAIADARDRLRARAERIANPSWREGFLSHPESRAILEWRSRRS
- a CDS encoding NAD(P)-binding protein yields the protein MTTEKHVAILGGGVGGLSAAYFLHGRTSADGQTVFRCTVYDVSDRLGGNAYSAYLGDDGYSKPFVDLAVNDFNTERYHIFMAVLAQLEKEGYPVPHAPLIDTTSWYTPRGVTKGAREYTADEMAHWEQHPEKPWLKDIAQDWDRFQAVAYDVLHDDKYATMSVDEFIAEQKYSEDFAEYNLRARINGMYYVNDREPGSMPIRAVMSYYHLQEGIGDRLRTDAIRAAKAKDELSPRHYFEKGASDWIRQLVRCLEARGVELRLGASPTAYLDATRGWRVLSAATPPGGRESFDHVVSAVYADVVSRVVALGLPPLMPTLLSQFAYYDSMAVVHDDVNMLPTDESMWSTYNILVYPPETRLLRPYTITYVTRKHQAEDSNQPPYLTLTPYGAVDDGGVPTMLDLPSSSRVKALAYLRHNTLSVDAMAAQRMLPALQGQSNLWFTGGWTNGAGLHEEILAQSKEIALRIRNIFEVGHGESYREDDPSYVPKHKRDSFESAPEALPDGFWA